The Streptomyces sp. NBC_01268 genome window below encodes:
- a CDS encoding UDP-N-acetylglucosamine--N-acetylmuramyl-(pentapeptide) pyrophosphoryl-undecaprenol N-acetylglucosamine transferase: MDTPRTRPPLSVVIGAGGTGGHIYPGLALADALRRAAPGATVSFIGTERGLEGRLIPDAGYPLHLVDMIPFDPGLGARRFLLPAALLKSAGQAREILRAQGAEVVVGMGGYPSAPAVLGARFAGLPALIHESNAVPGRANRFAARVTPHVAVAFDVSRSHLHGGQNARTTGMPIAAGIAGLAALPIRSGAREARRAEARRRLGVPEGRRLVVFNGGSLGAARLTEAALGLAELWRGRDDVHLVVKTGPAALADARLRLTTGGGERVARAVPYLDAMAEVYAAADLMVCRAGSATVAELAATGVPAVLVPYPYAPGDHQTHNARVLTDPGAGLLLPDAETTADRLASLIAPLLDAPARLSAMAGAAAPGPHAHAADLLAAEVLRLAGHPLPRSLTTALELI; the protein is encoded by the coding sequence ATGGACACACCACGCACCCGCCCGCCGCTCTCCGTGGTGATCGGCGCGGGCGGCACCGGGGGTCACATCTACCCGGGTCTCGCCCTCGCCGACGCCCTGCGCCGCGCGGCCCCCGGAGCCACCGTCTCCTTCATCGGGACCGAGCGCGGTCTGGAGGGCCGGCTGATCCCGGACGCCGGATACCCGCTGCACCTCGTCGACATGATCCCGTTCGACCCCGGACTCGGGGCCCGCCGCTTCCTGTTGCCGGCGGCGCTGCTGAAGTCCGCGGGGCAGGCCCGCGAGATCCTGCGCGCCCAGGGCGCGGAGGTCGTCGTCGGCATGGGCGGCTATCCCAGTGCCCCGGCCGTGCTCGGCGCGCGGTTCGCCGGGCTGCCCGCGCTGATCCACGAGTCCAACGCGGTGCCGGGCCGGGCCAACCGGTTCGCGGCCCGGGTCACCCCGCACGTCGCGGTCGCGTTCGACGTGAGCAGGAGCCATCTGCACGGCGGGCAGAACGCCCGGACCACCGGCATGCCGATCGCGGCCGGGATCGCCGGACTGGCCGCCCTCCCGATCCGCTCCGGCGCGCGCGAGGCCCGCCGCGCCGAGGCCAGGCGGCGGCTCGGCGTACCCGAGGGGCGACGGCTGGTGGTCTTCAACGGGGGCAGCCTGGGCGCCGCGCGGCTCACCGAGGCCGCGCTGGGCCTCGCCGAGCTGTGGCGCGGCCGGGACGACGTCCACCTGGTCGTCAAGACCGGGCCCGCCGCCCTGGCGGACGCCCGGCTGCGGCTGACCACGGGCGGCGGGGAGCGCGTCGCGCGGGCCGTGCCGTACCTGGACGCGATGGCCGAGGTGTACGCGGCGGCCGACCTGATGGTCTGCCGGGCGGGTTCCGCGACGGTCGCGGAGCTGGCCGCCACCGGCGTCCCGGCCGTCCTCGTGCCCTACCCGTACGCCCCCGGCGACCACCAGACGCACAACGCGCGGGTCCTCACCGATCCGGGGGCCGGACTGCTGCTGCCGGACGCGGAGACCACCGCGGACCGGCTGGCCTCCCTGATCGCCCCGCTGCTCGACGCACCGGCCCGGCTGTCCGCCATGGCCGGGGCCGCCGCGCCCGGGCCGCACGCCCACGCCGCCGACCTGCTCGCCGCCGAGGTGCTGCGCCTCGCCGGCCATCCGCTTCCCCGTTCCC
- a CDS encoding response regulator transcription factor, translating to MEPKVYRVLVVDDGPEVRAAVEDGLTVEGYEVRGAPDGLAALSAVALWEPDAVVLDVMMPGIDGLGVCRRLRAAGDRTPILVLTARDSVSERIDGLDAGADDYLVKPFALDELLARVRALLRRADPAPAEQDGGPELLDYEDLVLDPGTRTGRRGERSLEFSRTEASLLELLLRHPGQVLPRELILELVWGRDFGPESNSLAVYVGYLRRKLEAGGEPRLVHTVHGVGYRLGPA from the coding sequence ATGGAGCCGAAGGTGTACCGCGTGCTGGTGGTCGACGACGGGCCCGAGGTCCGGGCCGCCGTCGAGGATGGACTGACCGTCGAGGGGTACGAGGTGCGCGGCGCCCCCGACGGACTCGCCGCCCTGTCCGCGGTGGCCCTGTGGGAGCCGGACGCCGTCGTCCTCGACGTGATGATGCCGGGCATCGACGGCCTCGGCGTGTGCCGCCGGCTGCGCGCGGCCGGCGACCGCACGCCGATCCTGGTGCTCACCGCCCGGGACTCGGTCAGCGAGCGCATCGACGGCCTCGACGCGGGCGCCGACGACTACCTCGTCAAGCCCTTCGCCCTCGACGAACTCCTCGCGCGCGTCAGGGCGCTGCTCCGCCGCGCCGACCCCGCCCCCGCCGAGCAGGACGGTGGCCCGGAGCTCCTGGACTACGAGGACCTGGTCCTCGACCCCGGCACGCGGACCGGGCGCCGGGGCGAGCGATCCCTCGAGTTCAGCCGCACCGAGGCATCCCTTCTCGAACTGCTGCTGCGCCACCCCGGCCAGGTGCTGCCCCGCGAGCTCATCCTCGAACTCGTCTGGGGACGCGACTTCGGACCGGAGTCCAACTCCCTCGCCGTGTACGTCGGGTACCTGCGCCGCAAGCTGGAGGCGGGCGGCGAACCACGGCTCGTCCACACGGTCCACGGCGTCGGCTACCGGCTGGGACCGGCGTGA
- a CDS encoding HAMP domain-containing sensor histidine kinase — protein MALAATAAVAVVAVGMCVAAFLIVRAQLNHQLELNLTQYARLVAQRNHGVGPGVISGECRFLAAPGCAQVVPADPRNDPADPYTLPVTDTARAVAAGKHAPYYSEITVAGQPTRMLTTDFAPGRALQVATRSDTVERGVDQVARLLTLTCAIGVVTAGFLGSWVARTGLAPVTRLTATAERIAATRDPRHRIGPASPGPQGAPADEITRLAASFDVMLDELEKSVMARRRLVADASHELRTPLTALRTNAELLTRADRLTPRQRDRAASAVHRLLREVNRLVADLIELARDEEPRPLLERVALAPLLEHTVSTARDHWPGVAFEVRVTAAPVVPGVPARLTRLVGNLLDNAAKFSPPGQPVQVGLDAHELTVRDHGPGIAEEDLPYVFDRFYRATTARALPGSGLGLAMALQIARAHGAELTAERAPGGGALFRLTFPGRPG, from the coding sequence ATGGCGCTCGCCGCCACCGCGGCCGTCGCCGTCGTCGCCGTCGGCATGTGCGTGGCGGCCTTCCTCATCGTGCGGGCCCAGCTCAACCACCAGCTCGAACTGAACCTCACCCAGTACGCCCGGCTCGTCGCCCAGCGGAACCACGGGGTCGGGCCCGGCGTCATCTCCGGGGAGTGCCGCTTCCTGGCCGCGCCTGGCTGCGCCCAAGTGGTGCCCGCCGACCCGCGGAACGACCCGGCCGACCCGTACACCCTGCCGGTCACCGACACCGCCCGCGCCGTGGCGGCCGGGAAGCACGCGCCGTACTACTCCGAGATCACCGTGGCCGGACAGCCCACCCGGATGCTCACCACCGACTTCGCCCCCGGCCGCGCCCTCCAGGTCGCGACCCGGTCGGACACCGTGGAGCGCGGGGTGGACCAGGTCGCCCGGCTGCTGACCCTCACCTGCGCGATCGGCGTGGTGACGGCGGGCTTCCTCGGCTCCTGGGTCGCCCGCACCGGACTCGCCCCGGTCACCCGGCTGACCGCGACCGCCGAGCGCATCGCCGCCACCCGCGACCCCCGCCACCGGATCGGCCCGGCGTCGCCCGGGCCGCAGGGCGCCCCCGCGGACGAGATCACGCGCCTCGCGGCCAGCTTCGACGTCATGCTGGACGAGCTGGAGAAGTCGGTCATGGCGCGGCGCCGGCTGGTCGCCGACGCCTCGCACGAACTGCGCACCCCCTTGACCGCGCTGCGCACCAACGCCGAACTGCTCACCCGCGCGGACCGGCTGACCCCCCGACAGCGCGACCGGGCGGCGTCCGCCGTGCACCGCCTGCTGCGCGAGGTGAACCGTCTGGTCGCCGACCTCATCGAACTGGCCAGGGACGAGGAGCCCCGGCCGCTGCTCGAACGGGTCGCCCTGGCCCCGCTCCTCGAACACACGGTGTCCACGGCCCGCGACCACTGGCCCGGGGTCGCCTTCGAGGTGCGGGTCACGGCCGCACCGGTCGTGCCCGGCGTGCCGGCCCGCCTGACCAGGCTCGTCGGCAACCTCCTCGACAACGCGGCCAAGTTCAGCCCGCCCGGGCAGCCGGTCCAGGTCGGGCTCGACGCCCACGAGCTGACGGTGCGCGACCACGGGCCGGGCATCGCCGAGGAGGACCTGCCCTACGTCTTCGACCGCTTCTACCGGGCCACCACGGCCCGCGCCCTGCCCGGATCGGGCCTCGGCCTGGCCATGGCCCTCCAGATCGCCCGAGCCCACGGCGCCGAACTGACCGCGGAGCGGGCCCCGGGCGGCGGCGCCCTGTTCCGGCTGACGTTCCCCGGCCGACCCGGCTGA
- a CDS encoding beta-glucanase, whose translation MSTWPSAEEPVFTADFTSHDQWVAGRSWAYPNGGPVNPGDNKLDHLVDDPAYSRTGRFRATRRRDGLWDAGLLTTEGSRDGFELRTGDTLEARVRLPEEMGAWPAIWTWRDGGQEVDVFEYHPDNPDLLELTNHVRNANRYHRSSAVRPGAWIALRVEFGARSVTWSLDGEEIFDDRRGVGRGWHAYLIVNLSVCAGRYHPAPDAGTTEMSYEVSDLRVYRRGW comes from the coding sequence ATGTCCACCTGGCCGTCGGCAGAAGAGCCGGTCTTCACCGCGGACTTCACCTCGCACGACCAATGGGTCGCGGGCCGCAGCTGGGCCTATCCGAACGGAGGCCCGGTCAACCCCGGCGACAACAAGCTGGACCACCTCGTCGACGACCCGGCGTACAGCCGTACGGGGCGCTTCCGCGCCACCCGGCGGCGCGACGGACTCTGGGACGCCGGACTGCTCACCACGGAGGGCAGCCGCGACGGCTTCGAGCTCCGCACGGGGGACACGCTCGAGGCCCGCGTCCGGCTCCCCGAGGAGATGGGCGCCTGGCCCGCGATCTGGACCTGGCGCGACGGCGGCCAGGAGGTCGACGTCTTCGAGTACCACCCCGACAACCCCGACCTCCTGGAACTGACCAACCACGTCCGCAACGCCAACCGCTACCACCGCTCCTCCGCCGTGCGGCCCGGCGCCTGGATCGCCCTGCGCGTCGAGTTCGGCGCGCGCTCCGTGACCTGGTCCCTCGACGGCGAGGAGATCTTCGACGACCGCCGGGGCGTCGGCCGCGGCTGGCACGCCTACCTGATCGTCAATCTCTCGGTCTGCGCGGGGCGCTACCACCCCGCCCCCGATGCCGGCACCACCGAGATGTCGTACGAGGTCAGCGACCTGCGGGTCTACCGCCGAGGGTGGTGA
- a CDS encoding esterase/lipase family protein: protein MAGRRSRGRGWRARAARIVAVAGVVTAALVVPPATASGQEAGATAGARTVGATAAPPPYLTLQASYGAGTVTNGWNRVERYADTTAGFRTEGFPADGRGNQDGVRVTYFGGATRPSSGTFLLYSAPGWDTGSRTTPVLLVHGANDTADRAWANPGESGGYGCGAAACPSTGLMQYLSARGHRVFAVGFAHKQGDNLMQAQVVGDAIAVIKARLGVAQVDLVGWSKGEMSTRAYVSSVKPSWGRAYAGDVRRLVTVGGPNGGYDYPYAHGWAHDFSLWPECGGKINAPSPHSHMTCYGLYTAHPEFSFTPSGGQDNYPGQRQMLARWDGVYGVDGAAQDWYTTYFGGQGFYTAGGGIQAAIDAGSLIAPLHSAGVPASVTTYLLAGGSADIVGIFNENRGPSDGVVFTASALDTTGIPTVGGKATVASANHLELGWNSSAAAQIATWLS, encoded by the coding sequence ATGGCCGGAAGACGGAGCCGGGGGCGGGGCTGGCGGGCGCGGGCCGCCCGGATCGTGGCGGTGGCGGGGGTCGTCACGGCGGCCCTCGTGGTGCCGCCCGCCACCGCCAGCGGGCAGGAGGCGGGTGCCACCGCCGGTGCGCGGACGGTGGGCGCCACCGCCGCCCCGCCCCCGTACCTCACCCTCCAGGCGAGCTACGGCGCGGGGACCGTCACCAACGGCTGGAACCGGGTCGAGCGCTACGCCGACACCACCGCCGGATTCCGGACCGAGGGCTTCCCGGCGGACGGCCGCGGCAACCAGGACGGAGTGCGCGTCACCTACTTCGGCGGCGCCACCCGGCCCTCCTCCGGCACCTTCCTCCTCTACTCCGCTCCCGGCTGGGACACCGGCAGCCGCACCACGCCCGTGCTCCTCGTGCACGGCGCGAACGACACCGCGGACCGCGCCTGGGCCAACCCCGGCGAGTCCGGCGGCTACGGCTGCGGCGCCGCGGCCTGCCCGTCCACCGGTCTCATGCAGTACCTCTCCGCGCGCGGCCACCGGGTCTTCGCCGTCGGCTTCGCGCACAAGCAGGGCGACAACCTCATGCAGGCGCAGGTCGTCGGCGACGCCATCGCCGTCATCAAGGCCCGGCTGGGCGTCGCCCAGGTGGACCTGGTCGGCTGGAGCAAGGGCGAGATGTCGACCCGGGCGTACGTGTCGTCCGTGAAGCCGAGCTGGGGACGCGCGTACGCCGGTGACGTACGCCGGCTCGTCACCGTCGGCGGCCCGAACGGCGGCTACGACTACCCCTACGCCCACGGCTGGGCCCACGACTTCTCCCTCTGGCCCGAGTGCGGCGGCAAGATCAACGCACCCTCCCCGCACTCCCACATGACCTGCTACGGCCTGTACACCGCCCACCCGGAGTTCTCGTTCACACCCTCCGGCGGCCAGGACAACTACCCCGGCCAGCGGCAGATGCTGGCCCGCTGGGACGGCGTGTACGGAGTCGACGGCGCCGCCCAGGACTGGTACACGACCTACTTCGGCGGCCAGGGCTTCTACACCGCGGGCGGCGGCATCCAGGCCGCCATCGACGCCGGGTCGCTCATCGCGCCGCTGCACAGCGCCGGCGTGCCCGCGTCCGTCACCACGTACCTGCTGGCCGGCGGGTCCGCCGACATCGTCGGCATCTTCAACGAGAACCGCGGCCCCAGCGACGGTGTCGTCTTCACCGCCAGCGCCCTCGACACCACCGGCATCCCCACGGTCGGCGGCAAGGCCACCGTCGCGAGCGCCAACCACCTCGAGCTGGGCTGGAACAGCTCGGCCGCCGCCCAGATCGCCACCTGGCTGTCCTGA
- a CDS encoding alpha/beta hydrolase, with protein sequence MNPLRTRRVATARLTQQITEVRDEGEVVLFVHGNVSSSAFWHTTLTALPDRYRPVAVDLRGFGGTDPLPVDATRGVRDYADDLSALLEALGVDRAHLVGWSMGGGVAMQFLRDHPAAVRSLSLVSPVSPYGFGGTRGVDGVLNSADGAGSGGGTANPEFVRLLAEGDRGEDSPLSPRSVLATCYVRPPLRPAHEDAYVEAMLTTRTGDDHYPGDSRPSAAWPGIAPGTRGVLNCLAPTHFRIDDLHLIGPKPPILWIRGEDDVIVADTSMFDLAHLGAVGAVPGWDGTPAQPMVAQTRHVLDRYAAAGGKVREVAVADAGHTVHLERPEEFGAALLQVLTA encoded by the coding sequence ATGAACCCGCTCCGCACCCGCCGCGTCGCCACCGCCCGGCTGACCCAGCAGATCACCGAGGTCCGCGACGAGGGCGAGGTCGTCCTCTTCGTCCACGGCAACGTCTCCTCCTCCGCCTTCTGGCACACCACCCTGACCGCGCTGCCGGACCGCTACCGCCCCGTCGCCGTCGACCTGCGCGGCTTCGGAGGCACCGACCCGCTGCCCGTCGACGCCACCCGGGGCGTCCGGGACTACGCCGACGACCTCTCCGCGCTCCTGGAGGCGCTCGGTGTCGACCGGGCGCACCTGGTCGGCTGGTCCATGGGCGGCGGCGTCGCGATGCAGTTCCTCCGCGACCATCCGGCCGCGGTCCGCTCCCTGTCCCTGGTCAGTCCGGTCTCCCCGTACGGCTTCGGCGGCACGCGCGGCGTGGACGGCGTCCTCAACTCCGCCGACGGCGCCGGGTCGGGCGGCGGCACCGCCAACCCCGAGTTCGTGCGCCTGCTCGCCGAGGGCGACCGCGGCGAGGACTCCCCGCTCTCCCCGCGCTCCGTCCTCGCCACCTGCTACGTCAGGCCGCCGCTGCGCCCCGCGCACGAGGACGCGTACGTCGAGGCCATGCTCACCACCCGCACCGGCGACGACCACTATCCGGGCGACAGCAGGCCGTCCGCCGCCTGGCCCGGCATCGCGCCCGGCACCCGAGGGGTGCTCAACTGCCTCGCCCCGACCCACTTCCGCATCGACGACCTGCACCTGATCGGCCCCAAGCCGCCGATCCTGTGGATACGCGGCGAGGACGACGTCATCGTCGCCGACACCTCGATGTTCGACCTGGCGCACCTCGGCGCGGTCGGCGCCGTGCCGGGGTGGGACGGGACCCCGGCACAGCCGATGGTCGCGCAGACGCGGCACGTCCTCGACCGGTACGCGGCGGCGGGCGGGAAGGTGCGGGAGGTCGCCGTCGCCGACGCCGGGCACACGGTCCACCTGGAACGCCCCGAGGAGTTCGGCGCGGCGCTGCTCCAGGTCCTGACGGCATGA